The Lycium ferocissimum isolate CSIRO_LF1 chromosome 1, AGI_CSIRO_Lferr_CH_V1, whole genome shotgun sequence genome includes a region encoding these proteins:
- the LOC132064646 gene encoding uncharacterized protein LOC132064646 has product MENSSRHSSTVTDNNPRTLRVGSWNIGTLTGNSIELVKILKKRKINIACIQETKWLGTNTKDVDGLKLWFSRKSRSRNGEGILVDRDLRDQVVEIRRVDDRVMTINLVLGGITLNVINAYAPQAGLDKEDKRRFWEDLDKVVRGIPLTEKLLIGGDFNGHIGSFSNRYDDIHGSFDFGDRGEGGVSLLDFVNAFELVTASSSFQKREQHLVTFRSVMAKTQIDYLLLQKGDRGLCKDFKVIPSENISTQHKLVDMDLEIRKKKKKKRVQYDQPRIRWGGMTGGKAQEIRMKLVGMGAWGSSGDTNSMWARTAGCIREAAREVLGVSKGCTSRHQGDW; this is encoded by the coding sequence GTTGAGAGTTGGGTCGTGGAACATAGGGACTTTGACAGGAAACTCGATTGAGTTAGTGAAGATTCTTAAGAAGCGGAAGATCAATATCGCTTGTATCCAGGAAACTAAATGGTTAGGAACCAACACTAAGGATGTAGACGGGTTAAAGTTGTGGTTCTCAAGAAAATCGAGGAGTAGAAATGGTGAAGGAATTTTAGTGGATAGAGACTTAAGGGACCAAGTGGTGGAGATTAGGAGGGTGGACGATAGGGTGATGACCATTAATCTAGTTTTGGGAGGGATAACTCTTAACGTAATTAATGCCTATGCGCCGCAGGCGGGTTTGGATAAGGAGGACAAGAGGCGTTTTTGGGAGGACTTGGACAAGGTTGTAAGAGGTATCCCGCTGACCGAGAAACTTTTGATAGGAGGAGATTTTAATGGTCACATAGGGTCCTTCTCAAACAGGTATGATGATATACATGGCAGTTTCGACTTTGGGGATAGGGGTGAAGGAGGAGTCTCGCTTTTAGATTTTGTGAATGCTTTTGAGTTGGTCACCGCTAGCTCAAGCTTTCAGAAGAGGGAGCAGCACTTGGTGACTTTTCGTAGTGTGATGGCTAAGACTCAGATAGATTACTTGCTTCTTCAGAAGGGTGACAGAGGTTTGTGTAAGGACTTCAAGGTTATCCCGAGCGAGAATATTTCAACCCAACATAAGCTTGTGGATATGGATTTGGAGAtcaggaagaagaagaagaagaaaagggttCAGTATGACCAACCTAGGATTAGATGGGGAGGCATGACTGGGGGCAAAGCTCAGGAGATTAGGATGAAGTTAGTGGGTATGGGGGCTTGGGGGAGTAGTGGAGATACAAATAGTATGTGGGCTAGAACAGCTGGCTGCATCAGGGAAGCAGCTAGAGAGGTGTTAGGGGTCTCGAAGGGTTGCACTAGTAGGCATCAAGGGGATTGGTGA